One window of the bacterium genome contains the following:
- a CDS encoding family 16 glycosylhydrolase: MTRHSLSTLLCVTALAILAMAGATTRAVASWSLVWADEFNGTSLDAANWTPDIGNGCPDLCGWGNNELQYYRSQNVAVTGGNLVLTTRAESYGGSAFTSGKVHTRDKHSFLYGRVEMRAKLPTGGGMWPAFWMMPQDNVYGGWASSGEIDIMESANGTTSVGGALHYGGTYPANTSTSSSYSLGGANFADAFHVYAVEWEPDTIRWYVDGVLFMTRTSAQWYSNAVPGNARAPFDQPFYIILNAAVGGWYTGCTSSACVTASLPQQYLIDYVRVYEDILNAEPVVTITAPAPAATLPAGDITITATASDADGTVDLVEFYNGATLLGTDATAPYEYTWTSVAAGCYALGVRAVDNLGGSGSAAVDVTVGAGCGQAAYTGNPIILPSRIQAEDYDVGGTGIAYLDVDATNNGGQYRPAEGVDIEACSDTGGGYNTGWTNPGEWMEYTVTAPTAGGYTIRARVSSLQGGGAFRLEFNGVDKTGSISVPNTTGWQTWTTISKSVFLQAGTQVMRFVPTAAGFNLNWFEFASGASAVQPGLQPAGYALHPCHPNPFNPSTTISFDLPEPAAVRLAIHDLSGRLVRTLVAGEMTGSGRHEVVWNGRDEAGQVMAAGVYFYRLDAAGYSETRRMTLLK, translated from the coding sequence GTGACACGCCACAGCCTCAGCACCCTGCTTTGCGTGACAGCCCTGGCGATCCTCGCCATGGCCGGCGCGACGACCCGCGCGGTCGCCTCGTGGTCGCTCGTCTGGGCGGACGAGTTCAACGGCACCAGCCTGGACGCCGCGAACTGGACGCCGGATATCGGCAACGGCTGTCCCGACCTGTGCGGCTGGGGCAACAACGAGCTGCAGTACTACCGCTCCCAGAATGTGGCCGTCACCGGCGGCAACCTCGTCCTGACCACCCGCGCCGAGTCGTACGGCGGCTCCGCCTTCACCTCGGGCAAGGTCCACACGCGGGACAAGCATTCGTTCCTGTACGGGCGCGTCGAGATGCGCGCAAAGCTGCCCACCGGCGGCGGCATGTGGCCGGCCTTCTGGATGATGCCGCAGGACAACGTCTACGGAGGCTGGGCGTCGAGCGGCGAGATCGACATCATGGAGTCCGCGAACGGCACCACCTCGGTCGGCGGTGCGCTGCACTACGGCGGCACCTATCCCGCGAATACATCCACGAGTTCGTCGTACTCGCTGGGCGGCGCCAACTTCGCCGACGCCTTCCATGTCTACGCCGTCGAGTGGGAACCCGACACGATCCGCTGGTATGTGGACGGCGTCCTGTTCATGACGCGCACCAGCGCGCAGTGGTACTCGAACGCGGTTCCGGGCAATGCGCGCGCCCCGTTCGACCAGCCGTTCTACATCATCCTGAACGCCGCGGTCGGCGGCTGGTACACCGGCTGCACCAGCTCGGCCTGCGTCACCGCGAGCCTGCCCCAGCAGTACCTCATCGATTATGTCCGGGTCTACGAGGACATCCTGAACGCCGAACCGGTGGTCACGATCACCGCGCCGGCGCCCGCCGCCACGCTTCCGGCCGGCGACATCACCATCACCGCCACGGCAAGTGATGCCGATGGCACGGTGGACCTGGTCGAATTCTATAACGGCGCGACGCTGCTCGGCACCGATGCGACCGCGCCCTACGAATACACCTGGACCTCCGTTGCCGCGGGCTGCTACGCGCTCGGCGTCCGCGCTGTCGACAACCTGGGCGGCAGCGGCAGCGCCGCGGTCGACGTGACGGTCGGCGCAGGCTGCGGCCAGGCTGCCTACACGGGCAATCCGATCATCTTGCCGAGCCGGATCCAGGCCGAGGACTACGACGTGGGCGGGACCGGCATCGCCTACCTTGACGTCGACGCCACCAACAACGGCGGGCAGTACCGCCCGGCCGAGGGCGTCGACATCGAAGCCTGTTCGGACACCGGCGGCGGCTACAACACGGGCTGGACCAATCCCGGCGAGTGGATGGAGTACACGGTCACGGCCCCGACGGCCGGCGGCTACACCATCCGGGCCCGCGTCTCGTCGCTGCAGGGCGGCGGCGCATTCCGCCTCGAGTTCAACGGCGTCGACAAGACGGGCAGCATCAGCGTCCCCAACACGACCGGCTGGCAGACGTGGACCACCATCTCGAAATCGGTGTTCCTGCAGGCCGGCACGCAGGTGATGCGGTTCGTACCGACGGCCGCGGGCTTCAACCTCAACTGGTTCGAGTTCGCCAGCGGCGCCTCGGCGGTGCAGCCCGGCCTGCAGCCTGCGGGCTACGCGCTGCACCCGTGCCATCCGAACCCGTTCAACCCGTCCACGACGATCAGCTTCGACCTGCCGGAGCCGGCGGCGGTGCGCCTGGCGATCCACGACCTGTCCGGCCGACTGGTGAGGACACTGGTGGCCGGCGAGATGACCGGCAGCGGCCGCCACGAGGTCGTCTGGAACGGTCGCGATGAAGCGGGCCAGGTCATGGCGGCGGGCGTGTACTTCTACCGGCTCGATGCGGCGGGATACTCCGAGACCCGGCGGATGACGCTGCTGAAGTAG
- a CDS encoding heavy metal translocating P-type ATPase metal-binding domain-containing protein produces MKTEPVDLPADWSEDWTRAARSGRCLHCGNALGRHWKPAEGPFCCRGCAGVWELIHAASLERFYDLKPSTLAPAASLRADSFAWLDRIVEERAAAAPGDSVLRLDLDIQGVHCAACVWLIEELFRRQPAGVQVRLNPALGKVEMAWDTARGDLKAFLAELERFGYRLGPARKGVQRHSRSLIMRMAIAIAMAMNVMMFSVSVYLGLDQGLLYTFFGWLSFGMATISLVAAGGVFYRGALAGLRRGVLHLDVPIALGMTLAYAGSVYTWVTGGMEATYFDSLCAFIALMLVGRWAQEHILERNRNSLLESSGAENLTVKRVRAGRLEAVGAAMITLGDELWIAPGDLLPVRGLLLRRPTEAALDWITGESGQVTFQPGEAIPAGAFNASSQGFAVAAAEAFADSRLNDLLRTTSIADEQFRPQWWHRIAGWYVAAVLVAAAGGFALWVGRDVARALEVTIAILVVTCPCALGLATPLAEELTLHRLRRAGVFVRKPSFLEKALAVRRILLDKTGTLTMGRLVLDEAGAAALAALGARDRAVLRHMTARSNHPVSVCVAAALGPVADGEATFTGEDAETLREVAGQGLELSLDDGTWRLGRPAFAAGGADNARSEGAGGVTVFSRDKQALATLAPAEEFKADAAGEIAALKRAGYELYLLSGDAQVKVDRAAAALGLPADRAEGDLDPEAKAARVRALDNHDTLMVGDGLNDSPSFAAAWCAATPAVDRPVLPGKADFFFLGDGIAAIGRSLWEARRLRRVVRDNLVIAIVYNVVAVACCAAGLVTPVAAAIFMPASSLAVVTLTAVRVSRGSSWM; encoded by the coding sequence ATGAAGACGGAACCTGTCGACCTGCCCGCCGATTGGTCGGAGGACTGGACACGCGCTGCGCGTTCCGGCCGTTGCCTGCACTGCGGCAACGCCCTCGGCCGCCACTGGAAACCCGCCGAAGGACCCTTCTGCTGCCGCGGCTGCGCCGGCGTCTGGGAACTGATCCACGCGGCAAGCCTCGAGCGCTTCTACGACCTGAAGCCGTCGACGCTGGCCCCGGCCGCCTCGCTGCGGGCGGATAGCTTTGCCTGGCTCGACCGCATCGTCGAGGAACGTGCCGCCGCCGCGCCCGGCGACAGCGTCCTGCGCCTGGACCTCGACATCCAGGGTGTGCACTGCGCAGCCTGCGTGTGGCTGATCGAGGAGCTGTTCCGGCGCCAGCCGGCCGGCGTGCAGGTGCGGTTGAATCCGGCCCTCGGCAAGGTCGAGATGGCCTGGGACACCGCGCGCGGCGACCTGAAGGCGTTCCTTGCCGAACTGGAACGATTCGGCTACCGGCTGGGACCGGCGCGCAAGGGCGTGCAGCGACATTCGCGGTCGCTCATCATGCGCATGGCGATCGCCATCGCCATGGCCATGAACGTGATGATGTTCAGCGTCAGCGTCTACCTCGGCCTCGACCAAGGCCTGCTCTACACCTTCTTCGGCTGGCTCAGCTTCGGCATGGCGACCATCTCGCTCGTCGCCGCCGGCGGTGTCTTTTATCGCGGCGCGCTGGCCGGCCTGCGACGCGGCGTGCTGCACCTCGACGTACCCATCGCCCTGGGCATGACGCTGGCCTACGCCGGTTCGGTCTACACCTGGGTGACCGGCGGCATGGAAGCCACCTACTTCGACAGCCTTTGCGCGTTCATCGCCCTGATGCTGGTGGGACGCTGGGCGCAGGAGCACATCCTCGAGCGCAACCGCAATTCGCTGCTGGAGTCGAGCGGCGCCGAGAACCTGACCGTCAAGCGCGTGCGCGCCGGGCGCCTCGAGGCCGTCGGCGCGGCCATGATCACCCTCGGCGACGAGTTGTGGATCGCGCCGGGCGACCTGCTGCCGGTGCGCGGCCTGCTGTTGCGGCGGCCGACCGAGGCCGCGCTCGACTGGATCACCGGCGAGTCGGGCCAGGTCACGTTCCAGCCCGGCGAGGCGATTCCCGCCGGCGCCTTCAACGCCAGCTCGCAGGGGTTCGCCGTCGCGGCCGCCGAGGCCTTCGCCGACAGCCGCCTGAACGACCTGCTGCGCACCACCTCCATTGCCGACGAACAGTTCCGCCCGCAGTGGTGGCACCGCATCGCCGGCTGGTACGTGGCCGCCGTGCTGGTCGCGGCCGCCGGCGGCTTCGCGCTGTGGGTGGGACGCGACGTGGCGCGCGCGCTGGAAGTGACCATTGCCATCCTGGTGGTGACCTGTCCCTGCGCGCTGGGCCTGGCCACGCCGCTGGCCGAGGAGTTGACGCTCCATCGCCTGCGCCGCGCCGGCGTGTTCGTGCGCAAGCCGTCGTTCCTCGAGAAGGCGCTGGCCGTGCGGCGCATCCTGCTCGACAAGACGGGCACGCTGACGATGGGGCGCCTGGTGCTCGACGAGGCCGGCGCGGCGGCGCTGGCGGCCCTCGGCGCGCGTGACCGCGCGGTGCTGCGCCACATGACCGCGCGCAGCAACCATCCCGTCAGCGTCTGCGTGGCGGCCGCGCTCGGCCCGGTTGCCGACGGCGAGGCGACGTTCACGGGCGAGGACGCCGAGACGCTGCGCGAGGTGGCAGGCCAGGGGCTGGAGCTGAGCCTCGACGACGGCACCTGGCGCCTGGGGCGCCCGGCATTCGCAGCCGGCGGAGCCGACAATGCTCGCAGCGAGGGTGCCGGCGGCGTGACCGTATTCTCACGCGACAAACAGGCACTGGCGACGCTGGCGCCGGCCGAGGAGTTCAAGGCCGACGCTGCCGGCGAGATCGCGGCGCTGAAGCGCGCCGGCTATGAATTGTACCTGCTCAGCGGTGACGCCCAGGTGAAGGTTGATCGCGCCGCCGCCGCGCTGGGGTTGCCCGCTGACCGCGCCGAGGGCGACCTCGACCCCGAGGCGAAGGCGGCGCGCGTCCGGGCGCTCGACAACCACGACACGTTGATGGTGGGCGACGGCCTGAACGACTCGCCCAGCTTCGCCGCCGCCTGGTGCGCCGCCACGCCGGCGGTCGACCGCCCCGTGCTGCCCGGCAAGGCCGACTTCTTCTTCCTCGGTGACGGCATCGCCGCCATCGGCCGCTCGCTGTGGGAAGCCCGCCGCCTGCGCCGCGTGGTGCGCGACAACCTCGTCATCGCCATCGTCTACAACGTCGTGGCGGTGGCCTGCTGCGCCGCCGGCCTGGTCACGCCCGTGGCCGCGGCCATCTTCATGCCCGCCAGTTCGCTCGCCGTCGTGACGTTGACGGCGGTGCGGGTGTCGCGAGGTTCATCATGGATGTGA
- a CDS encoding c-type cytochrome: protein MSDNHDNTRDNRADYQQDTVMAHEYDGIKEFDNRLPNWWMWIMWGSIVFALAYWLVFHTLSLKPLSVEKFETTMQKAQELQLARAAAQGVDNNFLVMMSQTASKTTEGRDIFVKHCVACHLDKGQGLVGPNLTDGVWIHGCEPMAMLKTVTDGVPAKGMPAWQNQLGPSRVQAVVAYVMTIRGTNVPGKAPEGQPCQF from the coding sequence ATGAGCGACAACCACGACAACACTCGCGACAACCGTGCCGACTACCAGCAGGACACGGTCATGGCCCACGAGTACGACGGCATCAAGGAGTTCGACAACCGGTTGCCGAACTGGTGGATGTGGATCATGTGGGGGTCGATCGTCTTCGCCCTCGCCTACTGGCTCGTGTTCCACACGCTCAGCCTGAAGCCGCTGTCGGTCGAGAAATTCGAGACGACGATGCAGAAGGCCCAGGAACTGCAATTGGCGCGGGCCGCGGCCCAGGGCGTCGACAACAACTTCCTGGTCATGATGAGCCAGACCGCGTCGAAGACTACCGAGGGCCGCGACATCTTCGTGAAGCACTGCGTGGCCTGCCATCTGGACAAGGGGCAGGGCCTGGTCGGCCCGAACCTGACGGACGGCGTCTGGATCCACGGCTGCGAGCCGATGGCCATGCTCAAGACCGTGACCGACGGCGTGCCCGCCAAGGGCATGCCCGCCTGGCAGAACCAGCTGGGACCGTCGCGCGTGCAGGCGGTGGTGGCATACGTGATGACCATCCGCGGCACGAACGTGCCGGGCAAGGCCCCCGAAGGCCAGCCTTGCCAGTTCTGA
- the ccoN gene encoding cytochrome-c oxidase, cbb3-type subunit I translates to MAASNLDATNTQMKTVVYDDAIVRAFSTITVVWGVVAFLLGVIVAAQLSFWQANFGLEWLSFGRLRPLHTNAAIFAFVGNGMFAGIYYSTQRLLKTRMANDMLSWANFWGWQLIIVCAALSYPLGLTQGKEYAELIWPIDLMVVVVWVIFAVNFFWTLAIRNEKNLYVAIWFYISTIVTIAVLYIVNNLQLPTSLTHSYPIFGGVQDALVQWWYGHNAVAFFLTTPPLGLMYYFMVKAAERPVYSYRLSVVHFWSLIFLYIWAGPHHLLYTALPDWAQSLGMVFSIMLWAPSWGGMLNGLLTLRGAWDKLRTDPVIKFFVVAVTFYGMSTFEGPLLSIKSVSALGHYTDWIIGHVHGGALGWNSFMTFGILYWLVPRLYGTKLYSNKLAELHFWIGTIGILMYVVSMWVSGVSQGLFWRALDAEGFLKYPDFIEGLSNSTAMYHTRLMGGVLFFLGSFLLVWNLIMTARQGKPVTVSVQVPARRPAGDNVGAWQLLTSAPMMFMIGLIVLSVWFGASGTMLSPVVLALLIVISVAMIISYGLQQKRWGYWYGLVERNALVFTIMALLAILVGGAVEIIPTVMASNKVPLNITEQMIAADPTLAETAKWVQKPYSPLELAGRDIYIREGCYTCHSQMIRPFRHEVLRYGEYSRLEESLLDHPFQWGSKRTGLDLARVGGKYDNLWHYLHLSDPRSTSPASNMPTYKHFKTATVNPATVKHRMSVQAKLGVPYTEQDLALAEQRYASQARLITADLAAKSVTLSPDSEMAAVIAYLQRLGRGPQPLEPAPPAPPVPAPAPAPATAPADTTVTALATTPAGQ, encoded by the coding sequence ATGGCAGCCTCGAATCTGGACGCCACGAACACGCAGATGAAGACGGTCGTCTACGATGATGCGATCGTGCGAGCTTTCTCGACCATCACCGTGGTCTGGGGCGTCGTCGCCTTCCTGCTGGGTGTGATCGTCGCCGCTCAGCTCTCGTTCTGGCAGGCCAACTTCGGCCTGGAGTGGTTGAGCTTCGGGCGCCTGCGCCCGCTGCACACGAACGCCGCGATCTTCGCGTTCGTCGGCAACGGCATGTTCGCCGGCATCTACTATTCAACGCAGCGGCTGCTGAAGACGCGCATGGCCAACGACATGCTCAGCTGGGCCAACTTCTGGGGCTGGCAGCTCATCATCGTCTGCGCCGCGCTCTCGTACCCGCTCGGGCTCACCCAGGGCAAGGAGTACGCCGAGCTGATCTGGCCCATCGACCTGATGGTCGTCGTGGTCTGGGTCATCTTCGCCGTGAACTTCTTCTGGACGCTGGCGATCCGGAACGAGAAGAACCTCTACGTGGCGATCTGGTTCTACATCTCGACGATCGTCACCATCGCCGTGCTCTACATCGTCAACAACCTGCAGCTGCCGACCAGCCTGACGCACAGCTACCCGATCTTCGGCGGCGTGCAGGACGCGCTGGTGCAGTGGTGGTACGGCCATAACGCCGTGGCCTTCTTCCTGACTACGCCGCCCCTGGGCCTGATGTACTACTTCATGGTGAAGGCCGCCGAGCGCCCCGTGTACTCGTACCGCCTGTCGGTCGTGCACTTCTGGTCGCTGATCTTCCTCTACATCTGGGCCGGCCCGCACCACCTGCTCTACACGGCGCTGCCCGACTGGGCGCAGTCCCTCGGCATGGTCTTCTCGATCATGCTGTGGGCGCCGTCCTGGGGCGGCATGCTCAACGGCCTGCTCACGCTGCGCGGCGCCTGGGACAAGCTGCGCACCGATCCCGTGATCAAGTTCTTCGTCGTCGCCGTCACCTTCTACGGCATGTCGACGTTCGAGGGTCCGCTGCTGTCGATCAAGAGCGTCAGCGCGCTGGGCCATTACACCGACTGGATCATCGGCCACGTGCACGGCGGTGCGCTGGGCTGGAACTCGTTCATGACGTTCGGCATCCTCTACTGGCTGGTGCCGCGCCTGTACGGGACGAAGCTCTACAGCAACAAGCTGGCCGAGCTGCATTTCTGGATCGGCACCATCGGCATCCTGATGTATGTCGTCTCGATGTGGGTCAGCGGCGTGAGCCAGGGCCTGTTCTGGCGCGCGCTGGACGCCGAAGGCTTCCTGAAGTACCCGGACTTCATCGAGGGCCTCTCGAACAGCACGGCCATGTACCACACGCGCCTGATGGGCGGCGTGCTGTTCTTCCTGGGTTCGTTCCTGCTGGTCTGGAACCTGATCATGACCGCCCGCCAGGGCAAGCCGGTCACCGTCAGCGTGCAGGTGCCCGCCCGGCGGCCCGCCGGCGACAATGTCGGCGCCTGGCAGCTGCTGACCAGCGCCCCGATGATGTTCATGATCGGCCTGATCGTGCTGTCGGTCTGGTTCGGCGCCTCGGGCACCATGCTGAGCCCGGTGGTGCTGGCGCTCCTGATCGTCATCAGCGTGGCGATGATCATCTCCTACGGCCTGCAGCAGAAGCGCTGGGGCTACTGGTACGGGCTGGTCGAGCGCAACGCGCTGGTGTTCACGATCATGGCCCTGCTGGCGATCCTGGTCGGCGGCGCGGTCGAGATCATCCCGACGGTCATGGCCAGCAACAAGGTGCCGCTGAACATCACCGAGCAGATGATCGCCGCGGACCCGACCCTGGCCGAGACGGCCAAGTGGGTGCAGAAGCCGTACAGTCCGCTGGAGCTGGCCGGCCGCGACATCTACATCCGCGAGGGCTGCTACACCTGCCACAGCCAGATGATCCGCCCGTTCCGGCACGAGGTGCTGCGCTACGGCGAATACTCGCGCCTGGAAGAGTCGCTGCTCGACCATCCCTTCCAGTGGGGCAGCAAGCGCACGGGCCTGGACCTGGCGCGCGTCGGCGGCAAGTACGACAACCTGTGGCACTACCTGCACCTGTCCGACCCGCGGTCGACGTCGCCGGCCTCGAACATGCCGACGTACAAGCACTTCAAGACGGCGACGGTGAACCCCGCGACGGTGAAGCATCGCATGTCGGTGCAGGCCAAGCTGGGCGTGCCGTACACCGAGCAGGACCTGGCCCTGGCCGAGCAGCGCTACGCGAGCCAGGCCCGGCTCATCACCGCCGACCTGGCGGCCAAGAGCGTGACCCTGTCTCCCGACAGCGAGATGGCGGCGGTCATCGCCTACCTGCAGCGCCTGGGTCGTGGCCCGCAGCCGCTGGAGCCGGCGCCGCCGGCACCGCCGGTCCCGGCGCCCGCGCCGGCGCCCGCGACCGCACCGGCGGATACGACAGTGACCGCGCTGGCGACGACGCCGGCCGGTCAGTAG
- the ccoS gene encoding cbb3-type cytochrome oxidase assembly protein CcoS: MDVIIVLVFFSLSLVIAGLIFFFTRLRDGDFDHEERLSILPLADDDGSKQDNRTKEVDPRNGDDKLDRLGSNAAGDERAPTPPA; the protein is encoded by the coding sequence ATGGATGTGATTATCGTTCTCGTCTTCTTCAGCCTCTCGCTAGTGATAGCGGGTCTCATTTTCTTTTTCACGAGACTGCGCGACGGCGACTTCGACCACGAAGAACGTCTGTCGATCCTTCCGCTGGCCGATGATGACGGATCGAAACAAGACAACAGGACGAAAGAAGTTGACCCCCGGAATGGGGATGACAAATTGGACCGATTGGGTTCCAATGCTGCCGGGGATGAACGCGCGCCGACGCCGCCGGCGTAG
- the ccoG gene encoding cytochrome c oxidase accessory protein CcoG: MSDQDNSRGTDAPQPADTTGGDAAGRRSKKRQPDLNSVYSINADGSRNFLQVADVRGRWTVRKYIIYYFLIAIYLAAPWITIGGHPMVLIDIPQRSAYLMGATFTNQDFHLFFFVLIGGGIGLFVATSLFGRVWCGFACPQTVFMEGVYRPIERLLEGDRATRMKRNKQGGADAIWRKTVKHAVFLFLSWNFAIAFMCYFIPTRTMAGIIPFFEGNTTALIWSLFWTGLLYFDYSWFREQTCLIICPYGRLQSTLVDFDTIIIGYDQKRGEPRSHGVDSGGDCIDCRRCVDVCPTGIDIRNGLQMECIGCTNCIDACDEIMDKIGKPRGLVRFDSSRGFETGMSRLLRPRFFLYGAIIAVLVTLFVMRATSRESFQVTVMRSQGLPFTIENGVIRNLYTLHLQNKTDSERVYRLGASPGTLAGHAGVEYIIPQDRIALPALADRQLTVFVSMPMTSYTESQEFAFTVTDSIGGITQDILVRFRGP, encoded by the coding sequence ATGAGTGACCAGGACAACTCCCGCGGCACGGACGCACCGCAGCCCGCCGACACCACCGGCGGCGACGCCGCCGGCCGGCGCTCGAAGAAGCGGCAGCCCGACCTCAACAGCGTCTATTCGATCAACGCCGACGGGTCGCGCAACTTCCTGCAGGTCGCCGACGTGCGCGGCCGCTGGACCGTGCGCAAGTACATCATCTACTACTTCCTCATCGCCATCTACCTGGCGGCGCCGTGGATCACGATCGGCGGGCACCCGATGGTGCTGATCGACATCCCGCAGCGTTCGGCGTACCTGATGGGCGCCACGTTCACGAACCAGGACTTCCACCTGTTCTTCTTCGTGCTGATCGGCGGGGGCATCGGCCTGTTCGTGGCCACGTCGCTGTTCGGTCGTGTGTGGTGCGGCTTCGCCTGCCCGCAGACCGTGTTCATGGAAGGTGTGTACCGTCCCATCGAGCGCCTTCTCGAGGGCGATCGGGCCACGCGGATGAAGCGCAACAAGCAGGGCGGCGCCGATGCGATCTGGCGCAAGACGGTCAAGCACGCCGTGTTCCTCTTCCTGAGCTGGAACTTCGCGATCGCCTTCATGTGCTACTTCATCCCGACGCGGACGATGGCCGGCATCATCCCGTTCTTCGAAGGGAACACCACGGCGCTCATCTGGTCGCTGTTCTGGACCGGGCTGCTGTACTTCGACTACAGCTGGTTCCGCGAACAGACGTGCCTGATCATCTGCCCCTACGGGCGCCTGCAGTCGACGCTGGTGGACTTCGATACCATCATCATCGGCTACGACCAGAAGCGCGGCGAGCCGCGCAGCCACGGCGTGGACTCGGGCGGCGACTGCATCGACTGCCGCCGCTGCGTGGACGTCTGCCCGACCGGCATCGACATCCGCAACGGGCTGCAGATGGAGTGCATCGGCTGCACGAACTGCATCGACGCCTGTGACGAGATCATGGACAAGATCGGCAAGCCGCGGGGCCTGGTGCGGTTCGACTCGTCGCGCGGGTTCGAGACCGGCATGTCGCGGCTGCTGCGGCCGCGGTTCTTCCTGTACGGCGCCATCATCGCGGTACTGGTGACGCTGTTCGTGATGCGCGCAACCTCGCGCGAATCGTTCCAGGTGACGGTGATGCGGTCGCAGGGCCTGCCGTTCACGATCGAGAACGGCGTGATCCGCAACCTCTACACGCTGCACCTGCAGAACAAGACCGACTCGGAACGGGTGTACCGCCTGGGCGCCTCGCCGGGCACGCTGGCGGGACATGCCGGCGTGGAGTACATCATCCCCCAGGACCGCATCGCGCTGCCGGCGCTGGCCGACCGCCAGTTGACGGTGTTCGTATCGATGCCGATGACGAGCTACACGGAGTCGCAGGAGTTCGCGTTCACGGTGACGGATTCCATCGGCGGCATCACCCAGGACATCTTGGTGCGCTTCCGCGGGCCCTGA